In the genome of Metabacillus litoralis, the window GGGCACCAGTCTGTAAAAAATTTAAGGACTACTGGTTCATTACCATTAATAAGCTCTTGAAATTGATTTTCTGTTTTTACATGTTCCATGCTATCACCTCTACCCTTATTTTATCCAATACTCGACCAAAAAACAGTAATTTGCTTACTTAAACTATTATAGGAAAAAACTAGATGGTCATCCACCTATCATAGCTTGATTCTTTAGAAAGTAGGGTATAAAGTATTGATGACACAAAGGATGCTCAGTTCAAGTTAGTTGACGACATTCCTTTTCAACCTTATACTCACTTACAATAAGTAAGTTAAGAATAGATAGCCTATAAAGGGGAGAAACCTAATGGTAGAAACAATAAAAGATATCCCTCTAAATATAATAAAAGAAAAAGTAAAGATTGTTCCTCATAATCAAGGAGCTACGTATATTGTGGGACCAATAAACCTCCCAGTTCAATTAGATGGCAAAACCGAATTCTTCAAATGGTATTGCTGGCTGGAGGCTGAAGCTGAACAGGACTCAGCTGAAACATTTGAATCAATCATAAGAAAATTACCTAGTGCAGACTTATCAAAACATCAGCAATCAAGTGTGCTTGTTTATGGTGATTTTGCTCATAATGATGAAGCTCTTATACGTATGCATAGTATTTGTCATACAGGTGATATCTTTGGAAGTAAAAGATGTGATTGTGGATATCAGCTTAAACAAACTTTGAAAATGATTACAGAACATGGTACAGGAGCTCTTTTTTATCTTGCTGATCATGAAGGAAGAGGTATTGGATTATTCAGTAAGGCTCTTGCATACCTCCTACAAGAAGAGGGCTTAGATACAGTGGAGGCAAATGAGGCACTTGGTTTCTCGGATGATCAAAGAAATTATGATGATGCGATTCGTGTATTGAAAACTCTTCGTCAATTACCGGTAACGCTAATTACGAATAACCCACTTAAACTAAAGGCATTGCAAGATTCAGGTGCAAATGTCTCAGGTCGTATTCCCTTATGGGGGGATATATCGAGCTTTAATCAACGCTACCTAGAAACAAAAATGGAGAAGGCTGGCCACTTTAGAGGAGGCTATACCGTTGAATGAACATGAGTTTTATATGAAGTTAGCAATTGAGAATGCCGCCGCTATGAAGGGGCAAACAGATCCAAACCCATTGGTAGGGGCTGTCGTTGTAAATCATAATCGAATTGTTGGTGTAGGAGCTCATTTAAAGGCTGGAGGACCACATGCAGAAATACATGCACTTAATATGGCAGGAGAACAGGCAAGAGGTGGCACAATGTATGTAACGTTG includes:
- a CDS encoding GTP cyclohydrolase II — translated: MVETIKDIPLNIIKEKVKIVPHNQGATYIVGPINLPVQLDGKTEFFKWYCWLEAEAEQDSAETFESIIRKLPSADLSKHQQSSVLVYGDFAHNDEALIRMHSICHTGDIFGSKRCDCGYQLKQTLKMITEHGTGALFYLADHEGRGIGLFSKALAYLLQEEGLDTVEANEALGFSDDQRNYDDAIRVLKTLRQLPVTLITNNPLKLKALQDSGANVSGRIPLWGDISSFNQRYLETKMEKAGHFRGGYTVE